The sequence AAAGCTCCGCCCACGCACAGCCTGGGAGACGCGGCCCTCCTCTCTTGGGACCAGCAGTCTGGGTCCCGGCCCACTCTCCCTCGCGACCCCGAAGTGGAAGTCTTGGTCTGCACACTGCGCCACCTAGACTAcagccctgcctctgccctgcaGGGTGCCCACTGAGCTGTGAGGTGTGTAAGGGCTCCGGGCCCACGTGCAGCGGGAAAGTGAGGCGGTGCGAGGCCGGCAAGGACGCATGCGTGGTCGTCGTGGGCGAGTCCAGCACAAGTACGAGGGCGGGGCGTCAGGCGGGGTGGGGCGTCaggcgggggcggggcttcagggcAAACGAAGATACCAtcgcggggtgggggggtgtcaTCTCCGTTCACCCGCTGGGTGGAAAGTGGGAAGAAAAGGGATGGGGGCAAGAGCGTGACCTGGTGGAGAGAGGAGAATTGAATGGGGAGACAGTAACCCTCGTGGTCAAGGATCCTAAATAGGAGATTCTCCGCAAGAGGAGGAAGATGTctatgggggagggaggggagcgtGGAGAAAGAGACTTCTTTAGGCGAGAGCAGGTGAGGAAGGGACATGCGGAACAGAGAAGTAGTGAGAAGGGGAGAATCTAATAAgatagagggagaagagagaggagcctggGCATGAGGGACTAGCAAAGGCTCAGGGAAGAGACCATTTTGGACGGGAGGGAGGAGTCTCCAGAGACCACCCAGGGATGGAGCTGGGCTGGAAGAGACCATTCCCGGCAGGAGGAGGAGAGACGGTGCTGGGGTAAGGGGAGGGGCGGAAAAGGACAGccaggagaggaaggggaaggtAACCATGAACTCTGGAGCAGATCAATATAAGGAGAAGTAGAGGTGGGGCAGGCGGGTGGGTTGGTGAGTAAAATGTAAGGGAGAGGAGGGGCGCGGCTTAAATGGAGAGGACCGTCCCAGACCTGAGAAACGATGTAGGGAAGAGACCCCCGGGGACCCTTCTTCACAGGAAAGATGATGGAGCAAGGTGCGGGATGGAGGCTGTGGGCTGTGGCGGAAGATGAGGGGTGACTTTGACGGTAGCCCGACTGATGGGGGCGTGTGAGAAAGGTGAGATGGAAGCTGCACCGTACCATCCACCTAGCCAGCATTGGAGACTGGGGGATGGACCTGAAGAGGCCACCCCAGATGGATAGAGGGACAGATGACCCTGGGAAGCTCAGAAGAAAAAACCTTTCGCCTGGAGGAAAGGGGGAAGCATAGGATGGGGTTGGAAGAGAGCACCACAGGGTGGCGAGACTGGGAGAGACGACCCTAGACAGAGGAGGGCTAGGGTGTTGGGGAAGGAGGGCAGCAGCCCCAGGTTTGTTGGGCAAGACCACGGggcagcgggggcggggggggggggggccgggagTGTGTGAAAGCCTTGGAGATTGGAAAAGACCACCCCCCAGGGGAGTGGGAGGGGCCACTGGCGATCAGACAAAGACCACAACGGGCTGGAGGACCAGAGAAGGATGGCGGTGGGGTGAGTCGGAAGGGACCAAGGCAGGCAGGCGCCAGAGGTGTTGGCCGTGGGGAGCGGCAAGAGACCACCCTAGACAGCCCGGGGCGGGGTATACAACGAGTACCTAATAAACCACTACAAACTGAGCCCTCAGCCCTCCGCAGACCGACCGGGGGAGGGTCTGGGAGGCCTGGAAGAGACCTCTCGAGGCAGAGAGGGAAGTGTGGATGGGGCACGGTGGGCGAGATGTTGGGTTAGGTGAGGCCCGAGACTGGGGAGGGGTCAGCGAGCGCGCCCGCTCCGCCCCGCAGAGGGCCACCAGGCACTGAACACTTACAAGGCCTGCATGAGGTTCAGCGACTGTTACTCGGGTTTCGTGTCCACCACCACGGGCCCCAAGGATTACATGGTGTCCAACACACACTGCTGCCAGAGCGACGGTTGCAACCGTGACTCCGTGCCACGTAAGTGCCTGCTCCAGCCTGCCACTGCCCAGCTCTGCGACTTCGGGAAAGCGCCTGGGtctctctgaggctcagtttcctcacatgTAAAACGGGTCGTGCAGCGTCCCTTAGCAACCGCTGTTCtccagggttgttgtgagggtaGGGGAAGGGTTTAAACGTTCCTGTTGACCTTGCACCCACCCCTCACGCCCCCAGCTCCCCTGAACAATCGCACAGAGAACGGGCTCCAGTGCCCCGCCTGTATCGCACCCTTCCAGGAGACCTGCCCAGGGATGCAGGCAGTCCGCTGTGTTGGCCAGGAGACCCACTGCATCTATTTCGCAGGCAACGTGCAGGCTGGtgaggggacagggtggggaacTGGAGGCTCAGACTTCCAAGTTCCCGGCGAGGAGGGGCCTCCTAAGGGGGAAGAGGGGCCTGGGGGCCAGGACTCCTAGGTGGCGAGGAATTGGGGCCTGGCAGTTCTGACTTCAGTCTGCAATCCCCTTTCCTAGGTATCATCAACCCCAAATTCGCCATGCGGGGCTGTGCTACAGAGAGTACCTGCTACACCAAGGCTGGGGCTGAGGTGCCCTCAGCCTCCTACTTCTACCTCCTCAGCCGAGCAGACTGCCTCCCAGCCCCCCAGGCCTCTGGCCAGGCTGAGTGAAGAAATGAAGCTATGTGGCTTGAGGCCTTTCTCTGTCCTCAACCTGCAGCTCCCCATATGCCTATAAATTAAACAGGTTAACAGAGCCAGCCCTGAGTCCCTGTGATGTGATGCATTCTGAGCAGGTAGGGTGCAGAAAGTAGGATACCCCCTGGGGTCCTCCCTCTTtttgaggaagagaaggaaggccCTGCCTTTTGTCGATTACCTCCTTCCGGGCCCCTGAACTAAGTGTTTTCCATGCTGTGTCTTATCACAACTCTAGGAAGTTGACATTATTGTCCCCAATTTGCAGACGAACAAACTGAGGCACAGACTGTGGAAGATGCTTACCTGGATCAAACTGCTAgggaaggggagtgggtgtagctcagtggttaagcaccggcttcccatatatgaggtctcaggttcaattcctggcacctctacctacaaaaaataaaattaaaaactgctaGGGAGGGT is a genomic window of Dasypus novemcinctus isolate mDasNov1 chromosome 18, mDasNov1.1.hap2, whole genome shotgun sequence containing:
- the PINLYP gene encoding phospholipase A2 inhibitor and Ly6/PLAUR domain-containing protein yields the protein MRPSLRPGTCLLALALLCTLLGPGCPLSCEVCKGSGPTCSGKVRRCEAGKDACVVVVGESSTKGHQALNTYKACMRFSDCYSGFVSTTTGPKDYMVSNTHCCQSDGCNRDSVPPPLNNRTENGLQCPACIAPFQETCPGMQAVRCVGQETHCIYFAGNVQAGIINPKFAMRGCATESTCYTKAGAEVPSASYFYLLSRADCLPAPQASGQAE